Proteins from one Setaria italica strain Yugu1 chromosome V, Setaria_italica_v2.0, whole genome shotgun sequence genomic window:
- the LOC101760849 gene encoding probable pectinesterase/pectinesterase inhibitor 51 gives MPPPARLVPLLVLVLFHLPFSLSRHHHRHTPSASPSPSPSPASSDSAPLAVLLACNATRFQPACVSTLSGAGSGASTPDLLGASLSALRARIPPAVSTAKSVLAASSNVNLSNAATNCLTFLSLSSHRLSPSPSPSLLSASTALLHLYDCWSAYKYVNFSRTISDAMAYLDDTIAVNSNYISMLAARQRYGDETSLWRPPQTERDGYWPPAAAAATTADADVDALGVPRGLPPNATVCAAGCDYKTVREAVAAAPDYGDGWFVVRVKEGVYKETVSVPWEKTNVVLVGDGMGKTVITGDLNADTPGVSTFNTATVGVLADGFMARDLTISNTAGPDAHQAVAFRSTGDRTVLDTVELLGHQDTLYAHAMRHLYTRCRVSGTVDFVFGNSAAVLHDTALVVLPRQLRPEKGENDAVTAQGRTDPAQPTGIVLSRCAVNGSDEYMALYRQKPDVHRVYLGRPWKEYSRTVYLGCTLAEIVQPQGWMAWNGDFALRTLYYGEFDSAGPGGAASRRVAWSSQVPREHVDAYSVDNFIQGHEWIPKA, from the exons ATGCCTCCTCCGGCTCGCCTCGttcccctcctcgtcctcgtcctcttccatctccccttctccctctcccgtcaccaccaccgccacaccCCGTCcgcgtccccgtccccgtccccgtcgccggcgtcctccgaCTCGGCGCCACTCGCCGTCCTCCTGGCCTGCAACGCCACCCGCTTCCAGCCGGCCTGCGTCTCCACGCTCTCCGGCGCGGGGTCCGGCGCCTCCACCCCCGACCTCCTCGGCGCATCGCTCTCCGCGCTCCGCGCCCGCATCCCGCCCGCCGTCTCCACGGCCAAGTccgtcctcgccgcctcctccaacgTGAACCTCTCCAACGCCGCCACCAACTGCCtcaccttcctctccctctcctcccaccgcctctccccgtccccgtccccgtcgctCCTCTCCGCGTCCACCGCGCTGCTCCACCTCTACGACTGCTGGTCCGCGTACAAGTACGTCAACTTCTCCCGCACCATCTCCGACGCCATGGCCTACCTCGACGACACCATCGCCGTCAACAGCAACTACATCTCCATGCTCGCCGCGCGGCAGCGCTACGGCGACGAGACCTCCCTCTGGCGCCCGCCGCAGACGGAGCGCGACGGTTActggccgcccgccgcggccgccgccaccaccgccgatgCCGACGTGGACGCGCTCGGCGTGCCCAGGGGCCTGCCGCCGAACGCGACGGTGTGCGCCGCGGGGTGCGACTACAAGACGGtgcgggaggcggtggcggcggcgccggactACGGCGATGGGTGGTTCGTGGTGCGCGTGAAGGAGGGGGTGTACAAGGAGACGGTGAGCGTGCCGTGGGAGAAGACGAACGTGGTGCTGGTGGGCGACGGCATGGGCAAGACGGTGATCACCGGGGACCTCAACGCCGACACGCCCGGCGTGTCCACCTTCAACACCGCCACCGTAG GCGTTCTGGCTGACGGGTTCATGGCGCGCGACCTGACGATCTCCAACACGGCGGGTCCGGACGCGCACCAGGCGGTGGCGTTCCGCTCCACGGGCGACCGCACGGTGCTTGACACCGTGGAGCTGCTGGGCCACCAGGACACGCTGTACGCGCACGCCATGCGCCACTTGTACACCCGGTGCCGCGTCTCCGGCACCGTCGACTTCGTCTTCGGCAACTCCGCGGCCGTGCTCCACGACACGGCCCTCGTGGTCCTGCCCCGGCAGCTGCGGCCGGAGAAGGGCGAGAACGACGCCGTCACGGCGCAGGGCCGCACCGACCCGGCGCAGCCCACGGGGATTGTGCTCAGCCGCTGCGCCGTCAACGGCAGCGACGAGTACATGGCGCTCTACCGCCAGAAACCCGACGTCCACCGCGTCTACCTGGGCCGGCCATGGAAGGAGTACTCCCGGACGGTGTACCTCGGGTGCACGCTCGCGGAGATCGTGCAGCCGCAGGGGTGGATGGCGTGGAACGGGGACTTCGCGCTCCGGACGCTCTATTACGGCGAGTTCGACAGCGCCgggcccggcggcgcggcgagccggAGGGTGGCGTGGAGCAGCCAGGTGCCCAGGGAACACGTCGACGCGTACAGCGTCGACAACTTCATCCAGGGGCACGAGTGGATACCCAAAGCGTAG